Proteins co-encoded in one Leptospira levettii genomic window:
- a CDS encoding LolA family protein, with amino-acid sequence MKVWIGFLLLVLGVSLEAQTSPAHNWHSPSEVVKKIKKNFSEINSYSADFLIKTEDNKKEKQMRGKCFYKRPGKIRYNFVEPEGDEIVSDGKTLHIFIKRLGAVGKQDLTLDRKNSSGPIFTTNSPDGLNRLFRKYHYKFDTIEQPRSMGDATKYFVLDLDQREKIGGFEKMKLFVDSESYLIKKAVATDGRGKVTTISFSNINFSEDIQDGVFNFHMSGNAKIVNNPLVSEN; translated from the coding sequence ATGAAAGTATGGATCGGATTTTTGTTACTTGTTTTGGGAGTTTCTTTGGAGGCCCAAACAAGTCCGGCTCACAATTGGCATTCACCTTCCGAAGTTGTCAAAAAGATCAAAAAAAACTTCAGCGAAATCAATTCGTATTCCGCTGATTTTCTCATCAAAACGGAAGACAACAAAAAAGAAAAACAAATGCGCGGGAAATGTTTTTACAAACGCCCTGGAAAAATTCGTTATAATTTTGTCGAACCAGAAGGGGACGAAATTGTTTCCGATGGAAAAACTCTCCATATCTTTATCAAACGGTTAGGTGCTGTGGGAAAACAAGACCTTACACTCGATCGTAAAAATTCCTCAGGTCCCATCTTTACCACAAACAGTCCTGATGGACTCAACCGTCTCTTTCGTAAATACCATTATAAATTTGATACCATTGAACAACCGCGTTCTATGGGTGATGCTACAAAATACTTTGTCCTCGATTTAGACCAAAGGGAAAAAATTGGTGGGTTCGAAAAGATGAAACTTTTTGTGGATTCAGAATCTTACCTCATCAAAAAAGCAGTCGCAACAGATGGTCGTGGCAAAGTAACAACGATTTCATTTTCAAACATTAATTTTTCGGAAGATATCCAAGATGGTGTTTTCAATTTTCATATGAGCGGGAACGCGAAGATTGTCAACAACCCACTTGTCTCTGAGAACTAA
- a CDS encoding DNA translocase FtsK, with the protein MDPKKSVWGWTLPRKDFLPYLFVFSGVFLLLSLFSFQEGEDGSLFNWFGRLGHYIALTLFYLLGKTSFLLAGFVLLLGVLSLRNPDFDALSKALFFPIFLIATTVSLNLLETPMGHVGDSGGILGQFFSWIFSYLFGETGRVLVVFFLYLYFAVIWLEDGAWSYTFSTIHSVSEKLYHLMGGRRDLPHFKLPSFMESAVSTRRAPVNEVRQKDWFQIQTEGESKDDLARHFWNVVANETGKGYRFQNDFPPSSRTMEEDNHSFQNSLTHPSKEKPKSQTVVFQNAKLFEGFFDASGNVFRFQKQRPTQHTESNRNLKSQPKLHVVDKRELSEIEEINSPDTQNLEAIRESKILFQFPEAKWKPKLDKEISLEGLELPKLEPMRHGFGDQLPLTNTSRFGKNETRDVGFGVSHFDENTEEGNWDEDETHESMEASGHWEESESLEEDDENLSTRENKTQSLTIPIPESVRLSLVEETGLETEEWDETGDSEPSFSLSEGELEEETLETLVVEESSPLVPSNLSAGNFGKKKQPPKETKTEQELMFGSMVPKPKLKKGKYYISPRLLASHQVPVANILKNDSELDLIAKKIEESTGHFGIESKVITKERGPIITRYEITIPNGIKLNRIVSLSDEIRAYLEVKNIRIVAPIPGKASIGIEVPNRVREDVFLSEILKDTILQHKTKDLSICIGKDISGKLVMIDIAKLPHLLVAGTTGSGKSVSINAMITSLICTRSPEEVRFIMIDPKMVEMTLYEGIPHLLMPVITDPKKATKALSWAIQEMESRYQMISQLKSRDFKSFNEKVEEYAHAKGFQKLPYIVIFIDELADLMMVSGKDLEEQIQRISQKARAVGIHLVMATQRPSVDVITGVIKANCPARVAFQVAQKTDSRTILDTSGAETLLGKGDFLYRSPTSSDLMRIQAPYIEEKEIDSIVEEAKKQGAPAYVEMNWDDETNIEMASDEDEELFEEAWNIVVTEKKASASYLQRRMRIGYNKAARLMELMEMRGYVSPQVGAKPREILRSA; encoded by the coding sequence ATGGACCCTAAAAAATCCGTATGGGGATGGACTTTGCCTAGAAAGGATTTCCTCCCGTATTTATTTGTATTTTCTGGAGTATTTTTACTGTTATCCCTTTTTTCCTTCCAAGAAGGAGAGGATGGATCACTTTTTAATTGGTTTGGAAGGCTCGGGCATTACATTGCTCTTACCCTTTTTTACCTACTCGGAAAAACTTCCTTTTTACTCGCTGGGTTTGTATTACTCTTAGGTGTCCTTTCGTTACGGAACCCCGACTTTGATGCCTTAAGTAAGGCTTTATTTTTTCCCATTTTCCTCATTGCCACAACGGTGAGTTTGAACCTTCTCGAAACGCCCATGGGACATGTGGGTGATAGTGGAGGTATCCTTGGCCAATTTTTTTCTTGGATCTTTTCCTATCTATTTGGGGAAACAGGTCGAGTGCTTGTTGTCTTTTTTCTGTATTTGTACTTTGCTGTGATTTGGTTAGAAGACGGGGCTTGGTCTTATACATTTTCTACCATCCATTCCGTTTCTGAAAAACTCTACCACCTAATGGGAGGAAGGCGAGATTTGCCACATTTTAAACTTCCTTCCTTTATGGAATCGGCGGTCTCCACACGCCGTGCCCCTGTGAACGAAGTGAGACAAAAGGATTGGTTTCAAATCCAAACAGAAGGGGAATCAAAAGATGACCTCGCTCGTCATTTTTGGAATGTCGTGGCAAATGAAACAGGAAAGGGATATCGTTTCCAGAATGATTTTCCTCCTTCCTCTCGTACTATGGAAGAGGACAATCACTCATTCCAAAATTCGTTAACACACCCATCCAAAGAAAAACCAAAATCGCAAACAGTGGTTTTCCAGAATGCCAAACTGTTTGAAGGATTTTTTGATGCGTCAGGAAATGTTTTTCGTTTCCAAAAACAAAGGCCAACACAACACACCGAATCAAATCGTAATCTGAAATCACAACCAAAGTTACATGTTGTCGATAAACGGGAGTTAAGTGAGATTGAAGAAATTAATTCTCCTGACACCCAAAATTTAGAAGCCATACGTGAATCCAAAATCCTCTTCCAGTTCCCAGAAGCAAAATGGAAACCAAAATTGGACAAGGAAATTTCACTCGAAGGTTTAGAACTTCCCAAATTAGAACCAATGAGACATGGATTCGGGGACCAGTTACCTCTGACCAATACAAGTCGATTCGGAAAAAACGAAACTCGAGACGTCGGGTTTGGTGTTTCTCATTTTGATGAAAACACGGAAGAGGGCAATTGGGATGAAGACGAGACTCATGAATCGATGGAAGCTAGTGGACATTGGGAAGAGTCTGAGTCATTGGAAGAGGATGACGAAAATCTTTCTACCCGAGAGAACAAAACTCAATCTCTTACCATTCCGATTCCTGAATCGGTTCGATTGTCTCTTGTAGAAGAAACGGGTTTAGAAACAGAAGAATGGGATGAAACAGGTGATTCGGAACCATCATTTTCTCTTTCCGAAGGAGAATTGGAAGAAGAAACGTTAGAAACCTTGGTTGTCGAGGAATCTTCACCTCTTGTTCCTTCCAATTTGAGTGCGGGAAATTTTGGTAAGAAAAAACAACCTCCGAAGGAAACTAAAACCGAACAAGAACTGATGTTTGGTTCGATGGTGCCAAAACCAAAATTGAAAAAAGGGAAATATTATATTTCTCCAAGACTGCTTGCGTCCCACCAAGTCCCTGTTGCCAATATTCTAAAAAATGATTCGGAACTTGACCTCATCGCTAAAAAAATCGAAGAGTCAACGGGTCACTTTGGAATTGAATCCAAGGTGATTACCAAAGAACGAGGACCCATCATCACTCGTTACGAAATTACGATCCCGAATGGTATCAAACTCAACCGAATTGTGTCTTTGTCAGATGAGATCAGGGCTTACCTCGAAGTGAAAAACATCCGGATTGTAGCACCTATCCCTGGTAAGGCGTCCATCGGAATCGAAGTTCCGAACCGTGTTAGAGAAGATGTGTTTTTATCAGAGATTTTAAAAGACACTATCCTCCAACACAAAACAAAAGACCTTTCCATTTGTATCGGAAAGGATATTTCGGGAAAACTTGTGATGATCGATATCGCAAAACTCCCTCACTTACTTGTCGCAGGAACCACTGGATCTGGTAAGTCGGTGAGTATCAATGCGATGATCACAAGCCTTATCTGCACTCGTTCCCCAGAAGAAGTAAGGTTCATTATGATCGATCCAAAGATGGTGGAGATGACTCTTTATGAAGGGATCCCTCATCTACTCATGCCTGTGATCACCGATCCGAAAAAAGCAACGAAGGCACTTTCCTGGGCGATCCAAGAAATGGAGAGTCGGTACCAAATGATCTCCCAATTGAAAAGTAGGGACTTTAAAAGTTTTAATGAAAAAGTAGAGGAATATGCCCATGCCAAAGGTTTCCAAAAACTCCCTTACATTGTGATTTTCATTGATGAGCTTGCAGACCTTATGATGGTTTCCGGTAAGGATTTGGAAGAACAGATCCAACGGATTTCCCAAAAAGCGAGGGCGGTTGGAATCCACTTGGTGATGGCAACCCAAAGGCCATCCGTGGATGTGATCACCGGGGTCATCAAAGCAAACTGCCCAGCAAGGGTGGCCTTCCAGGTGGCACAAAAAACAGATTCTCGCACCATCCTCGATACCAGTGGGGCGGAAACCCTCCTGGGAAAAGGGGACTTTTTGTACCGTTCGCCTACATCGAGTGACCTCATGCGGATCCAAGCTCCTTATATTGAAGAGAAAGAAATTGATTCCATTGTGGAAGAGGCCAAAAAACAAGGGGCCCCAGCCTATGTGGAGATGAACTGGGATGATGAAACGAATATTGAAATGGCCTCTGACGAGGACGAAGAATTATTCGAAGAGGCTTGGAATATTGTTGTGACTGAGAAAAAAGCCAGTGCCAGTTATTTGCAACGTAGGATGAGGATTGGTTACAACAAAGCGGCAAGGCTAATGGAACTCATGGAAATGAGGGGTTATGTTTCTCCGCAAGTCGGGGCAAAACCTCGGGAAATCTTACGTTCAGCGTAA
- a CDS encoding YajQ family cyclic di-GMP-binding protein translates to MAQDPSFDIVSKLDRPELQNAVSQAMNEIQTRFDFKGSNSEIKITDDQLVLTSENEIKLKQVIDVLTTKMAKRGISLKAFDFDSKVEPATGQTVRMKVKIQNGLDKEQTKQITTLIKDQKLKVQATIQGDSVRVVGKKKDDLQEVMAAIRNANFNFDANFTNFKG, encoded by the coding sequence ATGGCTCAAGACCCTTCCTTTGACATTGTATCAAAACTCGATCGCCCCGAATTACAAAATGCTGTTTCGCAAGCGATGAACGAGATCCAAACTCGTTTTGATTTTAAAGGATCCAATTCCGAAATCAAAATCACAGATGACCAATTGGTTTTGACTTCGGAAAACGAAATCAAATTGAAGCAAGTGATTGATGTCCTTACTACCAAAATGGCAAAACGTGGCATCAGTCTGAAAGCCTTCGATTTTGATTCCAAAGTGGAACCCGCCACAGGGCAAACGGTTCGGATGAAGGTGAAAATCCAAAACGGTTTGGACAAAGAACAAACGAAACAAATCACAACCCTTATCAAAGACCAAAAATTAAAAGTCCAGGCGACCATCCAAGGGGATTCGGTGCGTGTGGTAGGTAAAAAAAAGGACGATTTGCAAGAGGTGATGGCAGCCATTCGCAATGCAAATTTCAATTTTGACGCCAATTTTACGAACTTCAAAGGGTAA